The sequence ACATGCGCGGCAACAAAGACGACATATCGGTCACTGTGCTGGCTGTGGACATCACCCGCAAAGAGAGTGAGTCTTTCAGCACCACTTTGGCTGCTCTTTGTGCACttttagtatttgtgtgtgtgtgtttaataatatTACATATTACAACATATTACACCAAGGTATGTATGGATACCATGGTAACCATCCTCTGGACTTCCTGCGGATCACCATGGCGATGCCACGCCTGATTGCCCCGGCGAAGCGTCTGCTGGAGCAGGGCTTAAGTTTTAGCATCTTCCGCACGCAGTCCTACTCCTCCTATGAGGCCAACATCGACTTTGAGATCAGGTGTGTTGGAGTTCAGGGCTTCTCTTACAGTTGGATGCAGGAACGACTGTACACCAGAATTATAGCCCattgtatataataatatatatttgtattcatcCTTTAGGCTATTTATTCAGAGTAGCTTTACTGAGCAGCCACTGCTTGTCAGCagtactgtgtgcgtgtgtgtgtgtgtgtgtgtgtgtgtgtgtgagcacagctGTTTGCAGTGATCTGCTTCCCCCCTGGCTTCTCCATCAGGTTCATGGTGGACTGTGACGTGGTGGGTTGCTGCTGGATTGAACTGCCTAAAGGGAAGTAccgtgtgagagaggagaaggaaccTGCAGACTCTAGGCACCCAGGCAAGGTACAGTACATTtgtacagagagaggagatgtatTAGGCTTTGGAGAGACTGATTGGAACTAGGGATGCAACAGGACAGTGGGCCCACGGTTCGGTATGTTGCATGGTTTTTGGGCCACGGTAACGACCCACGGTTTTGGTATCTtgtatatttaaaatatatatattttttaactatttattttgccTATAGACAAATAAAAGCTTCAATTAAGATAAATGGCCGCATGACTGACTAGGTCGGGTTTCTATCTCTACTACAGTGAGGTAGATTTCACTTTCGCTCTGGGGGTCCAACTTTTAGTGGAGAGAGGTGGATAGGGTGTCTGTGTcaatttgttttcaatttctctctgtggtgtttTATAGAGCTTTGCTGCTGAAATCTGTGAGAGAGGGGACATTGTAATGTGGTTAATTTCTTTTCCATCAGGTGACAATCCCGAGTCAGTAACCGCTGAATGTGGCAGTAAATAGTTTCGTTTTTTTGTTTGCAAAATCgttgtagcatgggccaaggtcAGTCAATAAGCCAGTGAATGTTTTAGGTTATTTACTGTCCTCTTACCCTCGTCATCGTATTGAACGCTGGATCCAAAATGTTCCCACATAGCTGTGATGAAAGACAGCGGTGCTTCTTGaaattttctttcttctgtttaGCTAGCATTCGTCGGTGTCAAGTTGGAGTTCAGAGAATTTAGTTTttagtttcccctctcttctacagctcctatttgcatacagagcaCTGCTAGGCTCCAGGGAAGTTCTGATAGACTCCAGGGAAGTTCTGTGGAACTGAATGTACAACGTGTGTGCAGTCTGCAGTTCAATaagcaagtttaaaaaaaaaaaaaaaatggccgtCATATCGTTGTACCGCGGTTCACGTATGCATATTGAACCGTAGGGGGCATCCCGAACGGTTCTGTACCGTTGCATCCCTCATTGATGCACTGTCTGCATGAAGCATGTCAGGCACCTATTTGTGAATTTCCCCACACATACCCAACATGTACATATTGTAACATAATATGGTGTAGTATTCTACGCTCTCGTTAaccacttctctctctgtctctcaggtgtCTCTGAGTCAGTACGAGGTGGATGTAGGATGGACAGATCTGATTAGTCACCCAGCGGAGGGGGACTGGCAGAGGATCGCTCCGCTCCGAATCCTCAGCTTTGATATTGAGTGTGCCGGGAGGAAAGGTGTGTCCAGTGACCTTACTCTGGGAACGTtaagattctgtgtgtgtgtgtgtctagtatTTTAATGTATGATCtaaattctgtttgtgtttgttttcaggtgtCTTTCCGGAGGCGGAGGTGGACCCGGTCATCCAGATCGCCTCCATGGTGCAGCgtcagggagagaaggagcCCTTCATCCGCACCGTCTTCACCCTGCAGAGCTGCGCCAGCATAGTGGGCTCCCAGATCCTCTGTTTCACTCAGGAGAAGAACATGCtacaggtacgcacacacacacacacacacacacacacacacacacacacacacacacacacacacacacacacacacacgcgcacacacacactctcccagatCCTCTGTTTCACTCAGGAGAAGAACATgctgcaggtacacacatatactctcacacCCTGACTCGCTCTGTTTCTCCCAGGAAGTCATCTtcattcttacacacaaacacacatttcctgcTCCCAGTTCCTGTTTATCCTCTGCATATTCcgtcaggaacacacacacacacacacacacacacacacacacacacacacacacttttgtctcatacatacatcagtgatgtgttgatgtgacGCTGGTTTGGTTTTGATCACAGCGATGGGCTGAGTTTGTGAGAGCTGTGGACCCAGATATCATCACAGGCTACAACATTCAGAACTTTGACTTCCCCTACCTCCTCAACAGAGCTGCTGCCCTCAAGGTACTCAGCCATGGCCTCTCTTTGTGTATTGTATCTGTGATGTTTGTTTGCCCACTTTTAGTCCcacaccccagtgtgtgtgtttctctgcttgTTCCACCTTTATGGTCAATCTGCCAGGTATACAGTTAAAAAAAGAGCATTTTTATTACTATAATCGGTTTGAATTAAAATAGTTTGTACAATGTAAGCCTTACATATAAaaaggtctgtgtctgtgtgtgtccaggtgcaCCTGTTCCCCTATCTTGGCCGGATGAGGGGCATTAAGTCTGTGATGAAGGACTCCAGCTTCCAGAGCAAGCAGATGGGCCGCAGGGAGAACAAAACTATCAACATGGAGGGCAGGGTTCAGTTTGACCTGTTCCAggtacgcactcacacacacacacacacacgtacacgtacacgtgtGTTTATGGGCCATAAGTCTCTGTGGTTGAGAACAGATAGTTGCCATGATGACGGGTGAAGCTGAAGTATCTAGACACTGTTATTTGTATCTCAGCAGGATGGCATGCTGTTGTTATGCCttagtgtttgtgctgtgtgtttaggTTCTGCTGCGGGATTATAAACTACGCTCGTACACTCTCAATGCTGTCAGCTTTCACTTCCTGCAAGAGCAGAAGGAGGACGTGCAGCATTCCATCATCACTGAcctacaggtaacacacacacacacacacactacagtaccAGCCTTTTATGTGTGGACTAATGGTGTGTCAGGCCCAGCCTTCAGTCATTGACATCTACGGTGGCGacttctttcttgttctctcacactctccatattctcctccctccctccctccccgtcTCTCTGTAGAATGGGAATGAGCAGACGCGGCGCCGGCTGGCGGTGTACTGTCTGAAGGACGCCTACCTGCCGCTGCGCTTGCTGCAGAAGCTCATGTGTGTCATCAACTACATGGAGATGGCCAGAGTCACCGGGGTCCCGCTCACCTACCTGCTCTCCCGCGGACAGCAGATCAAAGTCGTGTCTCAGCTCctcagacaggtacacacagacacacacacacacaccccagtctaATGCATACAGTAAGGTTTGTTATGGCTGCAGGGACTGGTGTATGTTAAAGTTATCAGCAGCTCTTATGGTCCCAGGTGTTTAATCAGTGTAAGAaagtagaaaaatgtaaattcATGAATGAGAGAGCCGTGTTAGTAAGCCATACCTTTGTGTAGGCCATGAAACAGAACCATACCTTTGTGTAGGCCATGAAACAGAACCATACCTTTGTGTAGGCCATGAAACAGAACCATACCTTTGTGTAGGCCATGAAACAGAACCATACCTTTGTGTAGGCCATGAAACAGAACCATACCTTTGTGTAGGCCATGAAACAGAACCTGGTGATGCCTGTGCTGAAGGTTGAAGGTGGAGAGGACTACACTGGGGCTACTGTCATAGAGCCAGAaaaagggtgagtgtgtgtgtgtgtgtgtgaaggaaacCTTTCACCCTTTGGTAGAGtggtatgtgtatatttgtgaccACCTTGTGTGCATCCCTTctaatgatggtgtgtgtgtgtgtgtgtgtgtgtgtgtgtgtgtgtgtgtgtgtgtgtgtgtgtgtgtgtgtgtgtgtgtgtgtgtgtgtgtgtgtgtgtaggtattacAATATCCCTATAGTCACACTGGATTTCTCTTCTCTGTATCCATCCATCATGATGGCCCACAACCTTTGTTACACTACATTACTACCGAAGGGGCAAGCTGACAAACTCGGGTAAGGGCTGCCTGAAGTACAGTCAAGTACAGTCTGCCTATAGAGAGATATTTGTGGAGCAGTTATTAATAGTcgcaatcgtgtgtgtgtgtgtgtgtgtgtgtgtgtcagtctctctcctGAAGACTTCATTAAAACTCCCACTGGTGACTCGTTTGTGAAGCACTCCGTGAGGAAGGGCCTACTGCCAGAAATCCTGGAAAACCTGCTCGGTGCCAGaaagaggtaaacacacacacacatacagaaataaagatgaatatgtatgcattaacacacacttagATATCACCAAATCCTTAAAAAGTTCGTATGTGtccaaaagacaaacacacaatgtaCATACTACTTTAATACTGAATTGTGACTGAATTGTACAACACAAACCGTATAGAATGCTGTTTTTAGAAATAGtccacacatatatgtgtgtgtgtgtgtgtgtgtgtgtcttagggcAAAGGCTGAGCTGAAGAAAGAGACCGACCCATTCAAGAAACAGGTTCTGGATGGCAGGCAGTTGGCATTGAAGATCAGTGCCAACTCCGTGTACGGCTTCACTGGTGCCCAGGTGGGCAAACTGCCCTGCCTTGAGATCTCACAGGTGAGCTGCTGTTCGCATTACTGCCACACCTGTCTGGCACCAGTCCTCAACCTAAAACTCACCCACTTGTCTTAAAACCAGTCTGCCAACATCTTTTATTGCATTATAGTCCTGGGTCTGGGCTTTGCTCTGAAATGCAAGAGCACTTAATTCACAGATTGGTTAATCCACTGGTTTCACCCACTAGGGTTCTCTGGAGGTTTGTCAGTGTAAAGAAAAGACCATGGACTTAAGTGAAGCCCCCTGGGGTTATGCGGCGTTCTGTGACGagctcttgtctgtctgtctgtctatagaGTGTGACCGGCTTTGGCAGGCAGATGATTGAACGGACTAAACAGCTTGTTGAGTCCAAGTTTACCATGGCCAACGGTTACCAGGCTGATGCCAAGGTAGGTAAcaagcttttgtttttttgcagttaTTCCGACTTCTGTGTGACCTGAACTTTTGTTCTTTccatttatttagtttattgTCCTagggtttgttgtttgtgtgatttttttttttccctaaggtgtgtctgtgtgctttatAGGTCATTTATGGGGATACAGATTCTGTGATGGTGAAAATGGGCGTGGCTACCGTGAAGGAAGCGATGGAGGTGGGCAGGGAGGCTGCTGAGTGGGTGTCATCACACTTCGTCCAACCAATCAAACTGGAATTCGAGAAGGTACCATCTGAAGCGCACGCACGCATTTCCATGCATTATTTTGTCATGATTCTTGTGTAATTGTACATGCTACTGTCAGGTTTTTAAGTCTCTGTCTCCTAttcttctgtctccctctctcacatagGTGTACTACCCGTACCTGTTGATTAATAAGAAGCGTTACGCTGGCCTGTACTTCTCCGGCAGTGCGGAGCAGTATGAAAAGATGGACTGTAAGGGTATAGAGACGGTCCGCAGAGACaactgccccctggtggccaaCCTCATCAACACCTGCCTCCAGAAACTCCTTATTGACAGGTAGTTAAAAACACTTAATGCACAactaaattcacacacaccccttgaaaacacactgtgaaaagcTCCTACAACACAAGCTTGAAACCTCTAACCTTAGCAGGTTAACACATCTTCATAGGTTGGTGCATAGCCATaactatacatacacaccccaatGCCTGACTGGTcttgacatcacacacacgtcatcccTTAACTGTCTCCCACATTATTCTTCTCTTAGTAGGTGATTTGTATGTCATATATGTGAGACTgcctcatgctgtgtgtgtgtgtgtgtgtgtgtgtgtgtttgacagggaCCCTGATGGAGCTGTGACCCACGCTAAAGAGGTGATCTCAGACCTGCTGTGCAACAGGATAGACATCAGCCAGCTGGTCATCACCAAGGAGCTCACGCGCACAGCACAGGAGTACTCCGCGAAACAGGCACACGTTGTGCTcgcagagaggtgtgtgtgtgtgtgtgtgtgtgtgtgtgtgtgtgtgtgtgtttatttatgttttgagatgctgtgtgtgaaaggttAGAGTATAATGCTACTCTGTCCCCCAGTGTTctcgttggtgtgtgtgtgtgtgtgtgtgtagaggagctCAATCATGTGTTTTTGcgggtgtgtgtggtacaggATGCGTAAGCGTGACGCCGGCAGTGCTCCTAACCTGGGGGATAGAGTTCCATACGTCATCATTCAAGCTACCAAGGGAGTTGCAGCCTATATGAAGTCTGAGGttagctgtgtctgtgtgtctgcgtgtgtgtgtacatgcatggcACAATTTTCACATTTTCTAAACTTTAAGATGAATGTTGGGTCACATCTTTGTTCTGCCTGCCATCCTGTGTGTTTAAtggtgtgtttaactgtgtgtgtgtgtgtgtgtgtgtgtgtgtgtgtttgctggtcaGGATCCCATCTATGTGCTGGAGAATAACATCCCCATAGACACACAGTACTACCTGGAACAGCAGCTTTCCAAGCCCCTTCTCAGGATCTTTGAGCCCATACTGGGGGAGAGCAAGGCCGAGAGCGTGCTTCTGAGTAAGCTTAATCACGCACAATCTCACATTttatctctcttacacacacactctacacacttcCTATATCTGCATATTCAGTTCCTAAATTCACTGTCAGACATAGACCAGCTTGGCTCTTTATTCCCAAgtctctttcatttcatttgttgTTGCCTACAGTTGCAGTCGAGTGAAAGAGTTTGTAGTCTGCATGTAAacggagtctctctctctctctctctctctccatccccctgtctttccttctctcagaGGGAGAACACACTCGCTGTAAGACAGTGTTGACCTCCAAGGTGGGTGGGCTCATGGCGTTCGCCCAGAAGAGGAGCACCTGTATCGGCTGCCGAGCGGTGCTCAAGGGCGACGGTTAGTGAGCTGCAGGTGGCAgtgcatgtgtggttgtgttgcaCACATAATGAGTGCATGTTTGACTGTGACCCAGCTCTTATCTTGTGggatgtggtgtttttttttttcttcttcttcttcttctttcctctctctgcagcgGCTGTTTGTGATTTCTGCAAGAAGAGGGAGTCTGAATTATACCaaaaagaggtgtgtgttactgtacctTACTTACTGTACCttacttactgtgtgtgttttaacgtGTGTGTCCTaacgtgtgcgtgcgtgcgtgtgtccagATCTCACACCTGTCGACGCTGGAGGAGCGCTTCTCTCGTCTGTGGACTCAGTGCCAGCGCTGTCAGGGCTCCCTGCATGAGGATGTGCTCTGCACCAGGTAGActcccccagcccccgcccCACTCACTGTATGCAAAGATGGACGTCAGAGCTAAGGGTGCCACAGAGCAGAGCAAGAGGGTCCATTCTGCTTTGAATACGCGTGTATGGGGCCAAGTGTACATGCTGTGGAGCAGACAGTCTACAGTCTTTCCAGAGAAATTGTAAAGGAATAGTGATTGAAATCTTTAATGGAATCGGACGTATTTTCAAACCAGACAGGAATGT is a genomic window of Clupea harengus chromosome 1, Ch_v2.0.2, whole genome shotgun sequence containing:
- the pold1 gene encoding DNA polymerase delta catalytic subunit, which translates into the protein MDPKKRQNRGSFNGGASQAKRGKSGEDWEDSPSQFEEELAQFDDPDMEAESSEGQAGHDVIPVADLFSADLNPRWPRPAAPTVNQYTQTLVFQQIDLDYYLGQAVAGMPGQSHGKVPIIRMFGVTDDGHSVCCHVHGFAPYFYIPAPNGFTRDHLADFQKELNSAVLKDMRGNKDDISVTVLAVDITRKESMYGYHGNHPLDFLRITMAMPRLIAPAKRLLEQGLSFSIFRTQSYSSYEANIDFEIRFMVDCDVVGCCWIELPKGKYRVREEKEPADSRHPGKVSLSQYEVDVGWTDLISHPAEGDWQRIAPLRILSFDIECAGRKGVFPEAEVDPVIQIASMVQRQGEKEPFIRTVFTLQSCASIVGSQILCFTQEKNMLQRWAEFVRAVDPDIITGYNIQNFDFPYLLNRAAALKVHLFPYLGRMRGIKSVMKDSSFQSKQMGRRENKTINMEGRVQFDLFQVLLRDYKLRSYTLNAVSFHFLQEQKEDVQHSIITDLQNGNEQTRRRLAVYCLKDAYLPLRLLQKLMCVINYMEMARVTGVPLTYLLSRGQQIKVVSQLLRQAMKQNLVMPVLKVEGGEDYTGATVIEPEKGYYNIPIVTLDFSSLYPSIMMAHNLCYTTLLPKGQADKLGLSPEDFIKTPTGDSFVKHSVRKGLLPEILENLLGARKRAKAELKKETDPFKKQVLDGRQLALKISANSVYGFTGAQVGKLPCLEISQSVTGFGRQMIERTKQLVESKFTMANGYQADAKVIYGDTDSVMVKMGVATVKEAMEVGREAAEWVSSHFVQPIKLEFEKVYYPYLLINKKRYAGLYFSGSAEQYEKMDCKGIETVRRDNCPLVANLINTCLQKLLIDRDPDGAVTHAKEVISDLLCNRIDISQLVITKELTRTAQEYSAKQAHVVLAERMRKRDAGSAPNLGDRVPYVIIQATKGVAAYMKSEDPIYVLENNIPIDTQYYLEQQLSKPLLRIFEPILGESKAESVLLKGEHTRCKTVLTSKVGGLMAFAQKRSTCIGCRAVLKGDAAVCDFCKKRESELYQKEISHLSTLEERFSRLWTQCQRCQGSLHEDVLCTSRDCPIFYMRKKVQKDLDDHQKLVSRFGW